One Candidatus Marsarchaeota archaeon DNA segment encodes these proteins:
- a CDS encoding SIMPL domain-containing protein, with product MAKVHEGGQTVLVVIAFLIAMVAIVYALAVLQNGIGTHAKARIITVGATGYASAYPGEADIFLLVNGTGASTQAAVQNMSTTMAALNNTLQPYISRNVSNMKTISYAVSKPVNSTLYVASEGLEVTVPGIANATSALLASTSMANVYVSGVQAALTPAQTSVLRVEAVQLALQNATAQALAVSKSISLQNVSISGFYIHPFAELTGAELAAGAAPSSINSLFYGGLVGVTVSVSAQFAYS from the coding sequence ATGGCCAAGGTACATGAAGGCGGGCAGACGGTCCTTGTTGTAATAGCATTCCTCATCGCGATGGTCGCAATAGTATACGCGCTGGCCGTGCTCCAGAACGGGATAGGAACGCACGCGAAGGCGCGCATCATAACTGTTGGTGCGACTGGTTACGCCTCCGCGTATCCAGGCGAAGCCGATATATTCCTGCTTGTCAACGGAACTGGTGCGAGCACACAAGCTGCTGTGCAAAACATGTCAACGACCATGGCCGCCCTGAACAATACGCTGCAGCCGTACATATCCAGAAATGTCAGCAACATGAAGACCATTTCATATGCGGTCAGCAAGCCGGTGAACAGCACGCTCTACGTGGCTAGTGAGGGGCTTGAGGTGACAGTGCCGGGAATTGCCAATGCGACATCAGCGCTGCTCGCCTCAACTTCTATGGCCAACGTGTACGTAAGTGGCGTGCAGGCCGCGCTTACGCCAGCCCAGACCTCGGTGCTCAGGGTCGAAGCCGTGCAGCTGGCGCTGCAGAACGCCACAGCGCAGGCATTGGCCGTGTCTAAGAGCATATCGTTGCAGAACGTGAGCATAAGCGGCTTTTACATACACCCGTTTGCCGAGCTTACCGGGGCGGAACTTGCCGCCGGCGCCGCGCCCTCGAGCATCAACTCGCTGTTCTACGGAGGCCTTGTGGGCGTCACGGTGAGCGTCAGTGCGCAGTTCGCCTATAGCTAA